The following proteins are encoded in a genomic region of Glycine soja cultivar W05 chromosome 17, ASM419377v2, whole genome shotgun sequence:
- the LOC114392359 gene encoding uncharacterized protein LOC114392359, translating to MTLKSPTAIWDYLKEEYARDDRIRSMQVLNLRREFELQRMEESETIKEYSNKLLGIANKIKLLGSDFADSRIVEKILVTVPERYEASIASLENTKDLSKITLAEVLHAMQAQEQRRLMRKDRVVEGALPAKHHEVDESKKDFFKKNKPASSENSANNQGKDKKKNYPPCQHCGKKGHAPFRCWRRPDAKCNK from the coding sequence ATGACTCTTAAATCACCCACAGCAATTTGGGATTATCTGAAAGAGGAATACGCTAGAGATGATAGAATACGAAGCATGCAAGTGCTGAATTTAAGGAGGGAATTTGAGCTTCAAAGGATGGAAGAGTCAgagacaatcaaagaatactcaAACAAATTGTTGGGTATTGCCAACAAGATAAAGTTGTTGGGAAGTGATTTTGCTGATTCGAGAATTGTAGAGAAAATTTTGGTAACGGTGCCGGAGAGGTATGAAGCATCTATAGCTTCATTGGAGAACACAAAGGATCTGTCGAAAATCACATTGGCAGAAGTGCTACATGCCATGCAAGCTCAAGAGCAGCGAAGGTTGATGAGGAAGGATCGTGTTGTCGAAGGTGCTTTGCCCGCCAAACATCATGAAGTTGATGAAAgcaaaaaggattttttcaagaagaatAAACCAGCAAGCAGCGAAAATAGTGCAAACAACCAAggtaaggataaaaagaaaaattatccaccTTGTCAGCATTGTGGCAAAAAAGGTCATGCACCTTTCAGATGTTGGAGGAGACCAGATGCAAAATGTAACAAGTGA